DNA sequence from the Penicillium psychrofluorescens genome assembly, chromosome: 3 genome:
GTGTCCCATTCTTATTACTATGGCATGTGCTCTAGGTATTGAGGGACCCTCAGATATCGCCGACCAGCCCGATTGAGAGGCGAATATACTGTGACCATCCATGGGATTGAAATTTGTCGTAATATTTCTGTTTTGATTgccaagaaaacaaagcGAGGATGAGTTACTTGGACACGACTACGATCCTGGCCTAGAATGGACAGAGCCTTGTGCCCCCTCTCAGATTTTAGTTCATGGCCACGGAATCCTTTAGCCAAACCATTCTTCCTCTCAAGGCCATTTGACGACCGCGGTTCATTCAAGAGACCGTCTTTAAGTGGAAATACAGAATAAGCGTATTCACTACTTaatctaccaggtagtcagaactgacaatgatgaaaacgatggtagTCCGTTTAGCTATCATGCCTGGATTTAtagggggcagaaagcgggaagaTCTGCCTGAACGTGGAAAATTGCACTGGACGCCTAGATTCCGTGGAAGAGACCAGGTaatcaggatgcggcagatgaaTCCTAATAAATTGCTAGTGGCAATTCCACTCTGACACTTTACGCTCCAATCGTCCATCACCCTCCTCAACTACTTGACCTCAATCCACGTCAGACTCCAACTCGAAGCCCTAAACAAACCGTTGCACCATGCCGGCCACTAAGAAGATATCCGCTGAAGAATTCAAACAATGGGTCGATGCCGCCTTCATTGGCAGCCCCGCCGACGCACGCTCCCACTGCGAGCAAACAATGAGCCCCAACTACCTCAGTTTCCAAGCTGGTGGCGACAGAACGGACTTCGAGCGCGCTGTGGCGAAAATCGCATACTGTCGGGAGAACGGCAAAAAGTGGGAGACTAAAGTGTGTTTCTTCTCGCAAGATGAGAACAAGATTGCTGCGCGGCTGCTTTGCAATATTGCCATTGGGGATCAGCCGGAAAAGTGTATGGAGTTGATGTATATGGCAGAACTCGATGATAAGGGTCGGTTCGAGTCGATTTGGGAACAGTCTGCTGAGTATTCAGGAACGAATGAGGAGATAAATAGGACCTAAATCTGCAGGACACTGCCTGCTTAAATTTACCTATGGACTGAGATCTGCTTACAATTTATCAAGAGCGACACTATATGGCGCCGGAGCGCTTGTATAGTTGCTCACGTAAATTTCCCCACTTGCTACAGCCTGTCCGTCATCTTGTCTAATTCCACTGTGAGCCAATCTAAACCATTATGTTCCTTCAAACGCTGCGACATCGCCAGTGCCTGCCGAAGGCCTGTCGTATGTCCGATCTTATCCAAAGTCTGCAAGATccacttcctcatcctcgacgtcGATCCTGCACAATCCGAAACGACGTAAAACGGCCAGAGCAGTCGATATACAgcccccaccaccgcctcaCCCAAAGAGAAATGATATGGCACACTAGCGCAGATgccctccgccatctccttggTGATTTCGACAATCTGAAATGCCACCATTTTGTTCTTGGATCTACTAACCCCTTTCGGCAGCCTGAGGCGAATGTTCCTGAACATTTCGTGAAGGACAATGCGTAAGAGGCGGTAGTAGTTCCATATCGCTGCAGACCTGATATTCGGGTATACATGGTAGCTTTCGCCGTAAACGGAGCGGTATGGGTAGCGGTCGTTCTCCTCGGAATACACGCAAGGGTTTTTGATCACGGTGTACGAGAAGGCGGGGCTTAAGGAATTGGCCCACGACACCAGTGACATGTCTAGCTGAAGCGCCTCTTGCATGACGGCTAATAGACTATCCAAAGGTGCTTTTGTGTCGGAAATGTCGCGGATATGAGCGGAGAGATTGCCCACCTGTACCAGGATGTCGAAGAAATGGTTGAAAACTGTCGCCCTGTCGTTTTTGCGC
Encoded proteins:
- a CDS encoding uncharacterized protein (ID:PFLUO_004716-T1.cds;~source:funannotate), producing MPATKKISAEEFKQWVDAAFIGSPADARSHCEQTMSPNYLSFQAGGDRTDFERAVAKIAYCRENGKKWETKVCFFSQDENKIAARLLCNIAIGDQPEKCMELMYMAELDDKGRFESIWEQSAEYSGTNEEINRT
- a CDS encoding uncharacterized protein (ID:PFLUO_004717-T1.cds;~source:funannotate); protein product: MSPTIINLSAEAYSRKNDRATVFNHFFDILVQVGNLSAHIRDISDTKAPLDSLLAVMQEALQLDMSLVSWANSLSPAFSYTVIKNPCVYSEENDRYPYRSVYGESYHVYPNIRSAAIWNYYRLLRIVLHEMFRNIRLRLPKGVSRSKNKMVAFQIVEITKEMAEGICASVPYHFSLGEAVVGAVYRLLWPFYVVSDCAGSTSRMRKWILQTLDKIGHTTGLRQALAMSQRLKEHNGLDWLTVELDKMTDRL